CGCATAGTTTCAGAATCTGATAAATGGAAATGCACTTTTCACCAACAACACCTCTGTTTTTAGAGGACGAAACAGATAATTGTAGGATCAGCACCACCATATCTCCAACACAGGAATTATCTCTGCCGACAAATGAAATAAACCAATTGCCCTTTGACGAACGGCAACACATATATCCAGATAGACAAATGTTCGCAAGCTCTAATGATAATATAACATCCGAATCATTTGTAACTGCGAGAACACGTTTCAATAACGATGCTTCAAATAACTCCTCCCAAAGGCACATATTCTCTTCACTCGCACACAGTAACAACAATAGCAACGTTACATTGGCAAAGCAAAATACTATTATAGAACACCCGGACGACAACATGACTCCGTTAGCCCCAAACACCGAAACTTTTATTAATACAGAGGACAACTCCCATCAAGTGCTACAACATACTGTGAATAACAGACTTGATGCCACAGGATTGAACCAACTGGAAGGACTTGGACTTTCGATGGGAAGTCCAGAGCACTCGACAGAAGGAAATCGAGATAACTTTAGCCAGACGTCCGGCATACCTGACTCGCCGCGAAAAGCTATAAGAGCTTCAATGCTATTAACAAGCAAAGCCAGCAATAGAAATAGTGTAGCACCATCGCAACTGCCTCCTGCACTGGAACAACTTAACACGAACAATGAAACAGATCGAAGTACCTATACAAATGGCACGGATGCTAACGATACTTTTAATTTCGAAGATACTGTGAATGAATCGCTTATCAACGACACAGTGAACACTTCTAAGTTTGATGATACCATTGACTCGATTGACAGCTCCTCCAACTGGGAAACATCTTCCATCCGTCATAATTCTGTAGAAATGAGTGATGGGAAAATTGACACCACTTCTTCAGGCTACGATTCCAAAACCTTACCTAATTACGCCTACTTATTCATTGTTGCCGCCCATTCTTTTGATGCTACAACTTTGGATAACAAAGACGACATTCGAATTTGTTTATCTttcgatgaagatgatgttGGATTTGTACATAACGTGGACGCATCAGGATGGGGCGAAGTAACACTAATACCGTctcaaagaagaggatggGTGCCTTTGAATTATTTTGCCGATTATGTGAAGAAAATACCTGACGCTGACGACTATACCAACAGCTTCAAATATTTGAGGGATTACGTCAATTCAAAGGCACCAATGGAAGACTTGCTGACGGACTCTGCAAAATTTCTCATAAACATAAGCGACAATTCGACGAGAAACACAACAGTAATACACATTGACCTAATAAATGCCATACGAGACGGCGTTAAAAAACTACTGGAGCTGACGGGATGCGTGTCCCGCTCAGATGAAATTGTTCAGGCAAAGGAAAATGTAAgaaaatcaagaaaaaagttaCTAGCCGACTGGTACAGCCTAATGATAAAGGCTGATCACTATAAGGACACacaatctttgaaaaaccTTTTAACTCTAAACTCTTTAGTTTACGAAGTGCTGAGAAGAGCATTTACTTTTTACAAGGTTTGGTCCACTGAGAAACTATCTTTCGAGAGAAGCAAAACGATTAAAAGGGATGACACAGCATCCCAAACCAAAAATAGAGCTAGTCTCGACAAAGGATGCGAACACCTTTCTAACAAGGACTGGAAACACAACTCCACTAAATTCCTAACAAGTGTACCGCAACCCACCTTACGACTAAACGAGGTTTATCACGTCTTGTCTAACTATTTGAGTCTTATAATGGGTAGACTGGATATGATAGAAGACAATCCGGCCGGCTGTGAAGCTTTGGAGTTTATGGTGCATCAAATTATTATATTGTTGCGAGAGTTGCTGTATATCAGCAAAACATGTTCATACATTATCAAGGAAAAATACCAGTACGCGTATGAAGATACACTGGATAAAAATCTGGATCCTCTTCTTTCATTAGTTTCGGAGCTGGTTTCTGCTACAAAGGTTGTGGTTACAACCACCTTACATGACAATCTTTACGACTCAAACCCTAGAAATGAAGGTAAGCATTCCAGCACGGGTGACTCCAACTATACATATTCAGAGAATGGTCAAACATTACTGAAAATAGCTGCCAAAATGATTACTTTGATTGGACACATAGTGACTGGATGCAATAGCTACATGCGTCTCATCGGTGATTTTGAGTTGGATCCTGAACGTAAATATCCTGATTTTATGGCTTCGAAATTGAGTCCAGAAGCATTCATAGCGAAGTGCTCCACAACCAACCCTGCATTCAACGTTAAACAATCTCAAATCAATACCCCCACTTTTGAAACAGCGCAAAAAAGGTTTAATGCTTCACACCAGGTGAATAGTTTGAAAAACGGCGCCATAACATTAGCTCCACTTGATGGGGAAACCGACTCTAAAGTATTCAGCAGAGAATCTACCTTCGACAAATATAGGATCGATGAAAATGACAAATTGGGAAACTTTCCAGAGACAGTGTTTGACGAAGACTCTTTTCACAAGGAATGCATGTTTGATAAAGAAGGAGCCTTGATAGGTGCCTCATTTAAGGCCTTAGTTTACAAACTAACAGACGAGCTAGAGGGCCCCAGTGAGCTACTTGTGTTCTGCTTTCTCTTAAACTTTAGAAAATTTGGGAATAGTATTGATCTGGTTAGCGAACTTCTTTCCCGGTTTGATGTGACTGGTAACTCGCTTAAATACGAACGAACACGGAAGAATGCCTCATactcttcaaaagaaagGCGACTAAAAAATAGACGAAAATTGGTATGTTCCACGTTTCAAAGGTGGATGGAAAGCTTTTGGGTCCTAAAAGACTATGGTGTCTTACCAACAATCATCAACTTTTGTAACGAATGTGTCTCCAGCCTGCTACCAATCCAGTCGAAAGTATTAACTGAAATAGCTTCACAACTGGTCTTAACGTGCCCACAAACATTTGACCCACAACAGCATCAGTGGAGGGATGTTCAAACCACACAGCTGATTGTACCAGTTATCTCTAACCCCAAAACTATATCAGTGCTTTCTGAAGCTTCATCGACAAACAGTTTACGGCTATCTGTCTTCTCCCTAAATGACCGCGTTATTGATGATTACGATCTAGCCGCTATGCCTGACACAAAAAGAGATTCTGTGCACCTACCGCTTCCAATGCTCAACCTTGGTACATCGACATTACTGAGTAAAAATGATGCAAAATGCATAGATAATTTAAATGAAATTTATCGCACACTTTATAAGGTGAGCAACACACCTGAACCAAGAAGCGAGCAATCTCTGCTAAACATATGGAAGGACCTAAACCATAGTGACATAACAGGCAATTATCTCGTTGAAAGATATCCCCGTAGTCGTGTATCGCTCGCTCTTTTCAGCCCGCTAGAGATTGCAAAACAACTGGTACTGCTAGAATCGGAGCTATATTTGAGGATTCAGCCATTTGAATTGATTAATTACAAAAATCCTGAAAAATGTTCCAATATTACTGCGGTTCTTGAATTCACCAATCAATTGTCAAACTATGTCATAGATAGTTTGGTTGCCACTGACATTTCCCTTggacaaagagttgaacGATTAATGGGATGGCTTCGCATTGCTTTAGCCAGCGTCTATTTCAGGAATTTCAATTCTGTAGCAGCTATTATGACCTCTCTACAAAGTCACACTATTACCAGAATCGCCATGCTCTGGGAtcaactggaaaaaaaagacatgaaactgtttgaaTATCTGTCTAGGATAATTCACCCTAACCACAACTATAAGGTTTATCGAACTAAATTGAATATGATCATAGGGGATAATCAATATCCTAAATCACCTTTACCTGTTGTCCCattcttcaacttgtttgtACAAGATTTGACATTTCTGAACGATGGGAACTCTGATTATAGAAATCCAGATGTGTTTAGACCAAACAAACTGGTCAATATTGATAAGTTCTTGAGAATCACAAGGGTAATTGGCCATATCCAATACTTCCAGGTGGGGTACGAGCGGTCGTCTCAAGGCGACATGAATGCCGATGATTCGTTTTTCCGAATGACCGAGCAACTGTCTATTGACACGACAAACATCACCGCGCTTCCAACCATGCAGGAATTTATACTCTATGAATTCCAGAGAATTAGTAAAATCTACAAAGAATCTCCAGATCGTGGGTACGAACTGAGCTTCAAAATCGCGCCAAGATGAACAACCGAAACTACCCTTTAACTTCATTACGTATATAGAGAGACACACCTGTTCTCTATTTATATCAATTAATATAATCAAATAAGAGACCTTGTTGACACTCGCTTGATAGAGCATTTCCCATTTTGGTACAGAAAAGTTTTATGTAAAATAGAAAGTATCACATATtagaaacaaaaataatCTCACTTTCAATGAGGCTGTGGGacactgaaaaattgtaaTCTTTTGGGTGAACCATTCGCATCGAATGGATTTGATACCTGGGAACGTTGCTATATATCTCAATCTGAAGGAGAGACGAAACATTTTTGGAACACTATCATAATATCCTGTCTCCCCTAAGTTTCAACAAGGTGAGGATACACCATGAGGTTCTCTCACTTTCTCCAATACAATTCTGTACCGGAATGGCAGAGTCATTATATGAACTATGAACAGCTAAAAAATCTGATTTACACTCTACAAACGGATGAATTGAAACAAAGTGCGGGACCGTCTCAAGAACCGCCAAGTCCAACTGAAGAAACCCAACCAGATAATGAAATTCAGAGAGacagttcttcaacctCAGTGAGAGGTATCACATCCAGGTTAAAGAACAGTatcttctcttcaaagaacaaagtCAAGAAAGATCCAGTTGATAATATGAAAATGACTAACGCAAATGAAGAAACAATAGAACTGGATGACTTGTCCCTTGCTCCAGAACAAGATAGGGCAGGGAAGCCCAAAAAGAGTCATATATCTGTTAAGAACCTGAGGCCGAAGCTATTTGAATCTCGCCGTTCCTCTGACTCAAGTGACGCCAGAACTTTAAGCAGCCCGTATGACACATTTTTGGGCAGTTTGGAACAGGAAAGAACGAAGATTGATGATTTTTACAAAAGGATGGAAGTTAAATTCTATGAGAGATTTGATTCTTTGCTAAAAGATTTGGAAGGTGAGGGATTAAATGTTTTTGATGAGGCTTTTGCGTATGGAGATGAAGATAAAGAGGGCAAGACGGAAGCAATACGTTCCAATATACTCAGTAAGGCCGAGCGCCACTCAACCAACTCATTCGAAATAGGCATCTCAGCAGCTCATTCAGAACTTCGAAACAGGTTTGACATTTCGGAAGAGGATTTcgatgaggaagatgaaCTGGGATACGGTATTGACGACGTTCCAGAAAACAGTGCTTTACTAAATTACTCGCAGGTTAACATCAAATCACAAAAGAAATCGATTTTAAAGCAGTCCATTGTTAATTTATACATTGACATGTGTCAGCTAAAGTCTTTTATCGAGCTCAATAGGATTGGTTTCAGTAAGATTACGAAAAAGTTTGACAAAGTCTTACATATGAATATGAAACGTGAATTGATCGACTCTCAggacttcttcaagaacgtttacatttttcaagaacacACCCTCGATGTGTTGAACCAAGTGATACAACTACTCGTGGAGTGCTACGCATTCATAACTGACCAACCAGGTAGCCTAGATAAATGTAAAAAGGAGTTGCGCTCTTTTCTACACGATCATATAGTATGggaaagaagcaaaacCTGGAAAGATATGCTAGGTCTTCTGTCACAGGATAAGAACATCAGAACTGATTTGGATATTGAGGAGGAAAAGAGTCCAAGTAATGAAAGATTACATTTGGATATGTATAGCTACCGCCTTCCAAGACCTTTTCACTGGAAATTTGTCAATATAACACATATAAGTGTTCCCAAACTGTTTTTCACCATCAAGGCAGCCAAATTGGCTTTCATAATAACGTTTACAGGGATATTGCTGGGTGTTAAAACTTTTAATGATAGGATTGAAGGTAGGTGCATGGCATTAGTCGAGTGCGTGGCCCTGTTGTGGGCAACGGAAGCTATTCCTTTGTATATTACTGCATTATTGGTGCCGCTATTGACTGTTCTTTTTAGAGTCTTGAGAGATTCCAATGGAAATGCAATGAAAGCGGCTGCTGCCTCCTCGGAAATTTTGTCAACAATGTGGTCTTCAACTATCATGATTTTGTTAGCAGGTTTCACATTGGGTGAAGCGCTTGCTCAGTACGATGTGGCAAAAATTTTGGCGTCCTGGTTACTAGCTTTTGCGGGAACCAAACCTCGTAACGTTTTGTTGATGGCAATGTGTgtcgttttctttttatcaATGTGGATATCAAATGTTGCCTCTCCAGTCCTGACGTATTCTTTATTGAAACCTTTAATGGATCCTCTGGATGCAGATGCCCCATTTGCAAAGGCGGTTGTACTAGGCGTCGCACTTGCCGCCGACTTGGGTGGTATGGCATCTCCTATCTCATCTCCCCAAAATATAATATCCATGGACTACCTCAAGCCATACGGGATAGGCTGGGGTCAATTTTTTGCCGTGGCTTTGCCTTGTGGAGTTTTGTCAATGCTGCTCAGTTGGGGGCTAATGTGCctaactttcaaaattaaTACGACCAAGTTAGAAAAATTCACACCAATCAGAACGAAGCTCACTATGAAACAATGGTATGTGATAATCGTTACGGTTGCTACTATTCTTTTATGGTGCGTGGAAAGTCAAATTGAATCTGCCTTTGGCTCCTCTGGCCAAATTGCAATATTACCAATggtacttttttttgctacTGGACTGCTTTCCACAAAAGACCTAAATACATTTCCCTGGTCTATTGTGATTTTAGCAATGGGTGGTATCGCACTGGGAAAAAcggtttcctcttctggCTTACTACAAACTATTGCCAGATCTTTGCAACGTAGAATCGAGAACGATTCTTTGCTGGCAATTCTATGCATCTTCGGTATTCTCATGCTTGTTGTGGGTACTTTCGTGTCCCATACTGTATCTGCCATCATTATCGTGCCGCTGGTTCAAGAGGTTGGTGAGAAGTTGGGGTCTCCCAAAGCCGCTCCAGTGCTCGTTTTCGGATGTGCCCTCCTGGCATCGTGTGGTATGGGTTTAGCATCTTCAGGTTTTCCTAACGTAACCGCTATATCTATGACCGACAAGAATGGCAAACGTTATTTAGATGTTGCAACCTTTATTTCAAGAGGTGTACCGGCATCGTTATTAGCGTGGCTTTGCGTTGTAACGTTAGGATATGGTATTATGATATCAGTGGTCAAGGGGGTCCCCAGCGCGACATGATCGTACACTTTTGACCATCACAAgaccttcttctctttAAATACTTTGTATACATGATGATAGATATTGATGAAATGAACGTTTATTTTGTGAAGATCAattgggaatggactcatgacccgttaccctatctaGTACAGTACTttgaactattataaaccccaaggtatctgcaccgacatctttcaagaccgtctctaaaaCCAGGACCCAACTAACGAACCACTCTTAAACAAGCAAGCACAAgtgatataactacatactttacgtatacggcgtaaatacacaatatcagagtccttacacactttactcaaccacaacctgctttagctcttatatttttttacaTTTCTTTTAAAAACAATGCACCAAACATGTTATTTATTGACAATTTCATCATACATAGGGATACTCTCCGCGGCTCCCTTTCTCTGGATGGTCACTGAACTTGCCCTTGTGCTGAATTTGATAGCTTCATTAATATTAGCACCTTGATAAAACTGTGTAGTAAATGCTCCCAAAAATGTATCCCCGGCAGCGGTTGTATCCACTACATGAACATTAGCAGCTGCAGGTAAAAATTTGATCTCCTTGTTTTCGTTAGAGCAGTATAGAGCACCTTTCGAACCCAATGTGATTATAACAATTGCAGGACCCTTCTCACTAACGCACTGTTCCTGTAAAATTTTGCAAACGGCATTGTAGCCCTTCATGAAgtccttttcaatttcagcttcatatttttttaccTCATCGCGAGGGAACACTGTCTGAACGATTTGTAACGATTCAATTTCATTCACAATCAAGACATCTACGAGCTGCCAATCCTCTTTATCCACTGCCTTAAAGGGGGACGGATTGAATACAATTTGGTGGTCAGGtctgttcttttttaaCCAGCGCATAACTGAACAGGGGTCTGGGGTCTCCTGTTGAAATACAACCATATTGCGATCCTCAGTTTCAGGAAAAATGGTCTCAAGTTCCTTGCTACCATACACAGTCTTACCATTAGCACCCTCAGTGATCAAAATTCTGTTTTGTCCAGTGCTGTTCTCTACAAGAATTGTAGCCACTCCTGTCCGAACACCCTCACTTTTGCGCACATGTGACACATCTATATCATGAGATTGCAGCAAGCCCAATAGGGCATCTCCAAAACTATCAGTGCCTACATTCCCAACCATTCTTATACCGTAAGGAACAGAACTATCTTTCAGTTTTCTAAGAGCCACCGCTTGGTTTAGCCCCTTTCCCCCGACATGAGTTTCGAAGTAATTGGCCCGGAAAGTCTCACCTGCGTCGGGAACACGTTCCGTATAAGTCACCAAATCGTAGTTCAACGACCCCACAACAGATATACTCATCTTACAGGCGTTCTCAGCTGGTGTAACACCTCAGATCTCGAGTAAAGTTGCAAGCAACTAGCTGGATTGATGCAGCCCCACTACGcattatataatattacGTTAACATATTTCCTTTTGGGAAATTACATTCTGGAAGTGGAAATGCACTTCCAAATACGGAAATATTACCCATTGtaaaaggtgaaaaatatttcaacttcaaaaattttgagatGACGGACATCAGAGGACTGCGTTACTGGCAACTCGGTCGCACTGTCCCCTCCTCCCCCCATCCCGACACCCTCGATTAACTATAGAAGCAATGGATAATCAAGATACAGATAGTCTCACAATTCATCCCATTACATTTTCGCCGGATGTTCTAGCGCGTATATCGCCTGAATTGTCGCTACAGAGGCATTTGGCACTTGGTTTCAGGCCATCGCTGAGAGCGTTTGAAGAATTCAGAGACGTGCAGGTGAACGAGGATGAACTGTCTCGTTATGGGAATGGGAACAAGGACAGCAATATAATTGGATCCAATGTGTTGAAGAGTGGTGAAACATTTGTGGTTACAACAATCATGGGTGGTATTATTGAAGAGCTCACAGCTTCGAGAGAAGACGGTATAGAGGGTGATCTTTTGAAACTTACTCAAGACAATTCGGCCGTTTCAAGATACACCTCCGTATACCCAGTGGTGGAGGTGGAACGAGGGAGAGTTGGTGCTTGTACCGATGAGGAAATGGCTCTGTCGCAAAAACTGTATAACTCGGTTTTACGTTCCAAACTGCTTCCCAAAATGTCGTTGAAGGTGAACCCTGGTGTAAGGATAACCGATGAAAAGGGTGAATTTAAAATCATATATCCTGACGATGATAATACAGAGTTCTCAGAACAATTGTTTCAACCGAATAGGAACTGGCAGTATTTACTCTACGCGAAAATCGTTGTTTACAGCCGTACTGGGCCAGTGTTCCCCTTGTGTTGGAATTCTTTAATGTACGCATTGCAATCCACTAAGTTGCCTAAAGCTTTCATCGACGAAAGGGCAATTGATTTGAAAATGACTGTGAGAACCAAGGGGAGGAGTACCACCGTTAAAGAAACATACGATATATTGTGCGACCCCACAAGACAGTTCCCATTAAAATTACGCGAGGAAAACATCGGGTTTGCATCCAACTATGGAATCGTTGATACTGATCCAGAATCTCAATTGAATGCCGAAGAGGGGGCGGCGGATGGCAGCGATGACGGAACCGTTGCAGCGGAAGCGGTGCTTCTAGCAGATATCGATACTGAGTCGGAAGAAACCAGCATAAATACCACCATATCAATTATCAACGATTCGAGGGGTAACATGAAGAGTTTTACAGCACTAGGCGGGTCGGCCAAGATAACACCTGACATGATCAAAAGATCGATAAAGTTATCGACGCAACGAGCTTTGCACctgaaagagaaaaatatTGTGAAATAGTGTATATATCATTAATAATACGTCCATAAATATCGGTTTATAACCGTAATGACCAGGGCAATAACAGTGAAGCTTTGTTAGAtaaagaaagagaaaaaaacaacaacaacaacgatatATTACAAACAACGCTGTGCCAGGTAACTAAAAGCGATGGGGctactttcttcttctcgctGGAGATGGCGATGGGGTAGACACTGCACTCATATCAACGCTAACATACTCGTTGACCTTTGCGGCAACACCACCATGCGCACGCTTGATGACTCTACTGGTCTTGGTACCCTTACGCCTGTAAACGTTGATGTAGAAGCTGATGAACAAGACCAGGTATGAGGAAATGATGGCGCAACCAGCAAGTGTAGCCGAGGTGGAGCCGACACAGTCACCACAGTGTGGTAGGTGCGGTAAGAACAGGTGGCACAGTTTTTGGTAAACTGCAAAATAGATGAACCCGATGTCCAGGACGAATTGGATGATTTGGAATCTGGTGACCCATTCCTTCCACCAGACCCTGATACCTCTAGCGGCCAGGAAATAATACCAGTACATGACGACGTGGACCCCCAAGTTCCAAAGAGATGGGGGACCCAGGAGATAGAAGTGGTACCGATTAGTTGTGTGTAGCACAGCAGCGCGGTCGCACCATGGTGGTACGTGTGCAGAAAAGTCAGTTTCTTGTGCTTTAAGACCAAAAATATGGTGTCAGTGAACTCGATGAATTTGACAATGTAGTTCATGTAGTACAGTGCCACCATAGGTTGAGTCCAAGCACCAATGTTACAGATGCTGAAGAAAAGACCGTGTCTTGCGATCATTGGGATCAGTTGTTCCACCATCAACACAAGTAAAGTGAGCGACAAAGAGGTTAGAAATAGGTTGTGCAGTTGGAAGGAACcgttcaatttcaatgGCTTGGTGCCTCTCAAAAGAGCCCTGCCACCGAAGATGATGACGTAGTACA
This sequence is a window from Huiozyma naganishii CBS 8797 chromosome 3, complete genome. Protein-coding genes within it:
- the BUD5 gene encoding Ras family guanine nucleotide exchange factor BUD5 (similar to Saccharomyces cerevisiae BUD5 (YCR038C); ancestral locus Anc_1.134), with product MEMHFSPTTPLFLEDETDNCRISTTISPTQELSLPTNEINQLPFDERQHIYPDRQMFASSNDNITSESFVTARTRFNNDASNNSSQRHIFSSLAHSNNNSNVTLAKQNTIIEHPDDNMTPLAPNTETFINTEDNSHQVLQHTVNNRLDATGLNQLEGLGLSMGSPEHSTEGNRDNFSQTSGIPDSPRKAIRASMLLTSKASNRNSVAPSQLPPALEQLNTNNETDRSTYTNGTDANDTFNFEDTVNESLINDTVNTSKFDDTIDSIDSSSNWETSSIRHNSVEMSDGKIDTTSSGYDSKTLPNYAYLFIVAAHSFDATTLDNKDDIRICLSFDEDDVGFVHNVDASGWGEVTLIPSQRRGWVPLNYFADYVKKIPDADDYTNSFKYLRDYVNSKAPMEDLLTDSAKFLINISDNSTRNTTVIHIDLINAIRDGVKKLLELTGCVSRSDEIVQAKENVRKSRKKLLADWYSLMIKADHYKDTQSLKNLLTLNSLVYEVLRRAFTFYKVWSTEKLSFERSKTIKRDDTASQTKNRASLDKGCEHLSNKDWKHNSTKFLTSVPQPTLRLNEVYHVLSNYLSLIMGRLDMIEDNPAGCEALEFMVHQIIILLRELLYISKTCSYIIKEKYQYAYEDTLDKNLDPLLSLVSELVSATKVVVTTTLHDNLYDSNPRNEGKHSSTGDSNYTYSENGQTLLKIAAKMITLIGHIVTGCNSYMRLIGDFELDPERKYPDFMASKLSPEAFIAKCSTTNPAFNVKQSQINTPTFETAQKRFNASHQVNSLKNGAITLAPLDGETDSKVFSRESTFDKYRIDENDKLGNFPETVFDEDSFHKECMFDKEGALIGASFKALVYKLTDELEGPSELLVFCFLLNFRKFGNSIDLVSELLSRFDVTGNSLKYERTRKNASYSSKERRLKNRRKLVCSTFQRWMESFWVLKDYGVLPTIINFCNECVSSLLPIQSKVLTEIASQLVLTCPQTFDPQQHQWRDVQTTQLIVPVISNPKTISVLSEASSTNSLRLSVFSLNDRVIDDYDLAAMPDTKRDSVHLPLPMLNLGTSTLLSKNDAKCIDNLNEIYRTLYKVSNTPEPRSEQSLLNIWKDLNHSDITGNYLVERYPRSRVSLALFSPLEIAKQLVLLESELYLRIQPFELINYKNPEKCSNITAVLEFTNQLSNYVIDSLVATDISLGQRVERLMGWLRIALASVYFRNFNSVAAIMTSLQSHTITRIAMLWDQLEKKDMKLFEYLSRIIHPNHNYKVYRTKLNMIIGDNQYPKSPLPVVPFFNLFVQDLTFLNDGNSDYRNPDVFRPNKLVNIDKFLRITRVIGHIQYFQVGYERSSQGDMNADDSFFRMTEQLSIDTTNITALPTMQEFILYEFQRISKIYKESPDRGYELSFKIAPR
- the PHO87 gene encoding SPX domain-containing inorganic phosphate transporter (similar to Saccharomyces cerevisiae PHO87 (YCR037C) and PHO90 (YJL198W); ancestral locus Anc_1.136), which codes for MRFSHFLQYNSVPEWQSHYMNYEQLKNLIYTLQTDELKQSAGPSQEPPSPTEETQPDNEIQRDSSSTSVRGITSRLKNSIFSSKNKVKKDPVDNMKMTNANEETIELDDLSLAPEQDRAGKPKKSHISVKNLRPKLFESRRSSDSSDARTLSSPYDTFLGSLEQERTKIDDFYKRMEVKFYERFDSLLKDLEGEGLNVFDEAFAYGDEDKEGKTEAIRSNILSKAERHSTNSFEIGISAAHSELRNRFDISEEDFDEEDELGYGIDDVPENSALLNYSQVNIKSQKKSILKQSIVNLYIDMCQLKSFIELNRIGFSKITKKFDKVLHMNMKRELIDSQDFFKNVYIFQEHTLDVLNQVIQLLVECYAFITDQPGSLDKCKKELRSFLHDHIVWERSKTWKDMLGLLSQDKNIRTDLDIEEEKSPSNERLHLDMYSYRLPRPFHWKFVNITHISVPKLFFTIKAAKLAFIITFTGILLGVKTFNDRIEGRCMALVECVALLWATEAIPLYITALLVPLLTVLFRVLRDSNGNAMKAAAASSEILSTMWSSTIMILLAGFTLGEALAQYDVAKILASWLLAFAGTKPRNVLLMAMCVVFFLSMWISNVASPVLTYSLLKPLMDPLDADAPFAKAVVLGVALAADLGGMASPISSPQNIISMDYLKPYGIGWGQFFAVALPCGVLSMLLSWGLMCLTFKINTTKLEKFTPIRTKLTMKQWYVIIVTVATILLWCVESQIESAFGSSGQIAILPMVLFFATGLLSTKDLNTFPWSIVILAMGGIALGKTVSSSGLLQTIARSLQRRIENDSLLAILCIFGILMLVVGTFVSHTVSAIIIVPLVQEVGEKLGSPKAAPVLVFGCALLASCGMGLASSGFPNVTAISMTDKNGKRYLDVATFISRGVPASLLAWLCVVTLGYGIMISVVKGVPSAT
- the RBK1 gene encoding putative ribokinase (similar to Saccharomyces cerevisiae RBK1 (YCR036W); ancestral locus Anc_1.138) produces the protein MSISVVGSLNYDLVTYTERVPDAGETFRANYFETHVGGKGLNQAVALRKLKDSSVPYGIRMVGNVGTDSFGDALLGLLQSHDIDVSHVRKSEGVRTGVATILVENSTGQNRILITEGANGKTVYGSKELETIFPETEDRNMVVFQQETPDPCSVMRWLKKNRPDHQIVFNPSPFKAVDKEDWQLVDVLIVNEIESLQIVQTVFPRDEVKKYEAEIEKDFMKGYNAVCKILQEQCVSEKGPAIVIITLGSKGALYCSNENKEIKFLPAAANVHVVDTTAAGDTFLGAFTTQFYQGANINEAIKFSTRASSVTIQRKGAAESIPMYDEIVNK
- the RRP43 gene encoding exosome non-catalytic core subunit RRP43 (similar to Saccharomyces cerevisiae RRP43 (YCR035C); ancestral locus Anc_1.139), whose protein sequence is MDNQDTDSLTIHPITFSPDVLARISPELSLQRHLALGFRPSLRAFEEFRDVQVNEDELSRYGNGNKDSNIIGSNVLKSGETFVVTTIMGGIIEELTASREDGIEGDLLKLTQDNSAVSRYTSVYPVVEVERGRVGACTDEEMALSQKLYNSVLRSKLLPKMSLKVNPGVRITDEKGEFKIIYPDDDNTEFSEQLFQPNRNWQYLLYAKIVVYSRTGPVFPLCWNSLMYALQSTKLPKAFIDERAIDLKMTVRTKGRSTTVKETYDILCDPTRQFPLKLREENIGFASNYGIVDTDPESQLNAEEGAADGSDDGTVAAEAVLLADIDTESEETSINTTISIINDSRGNMKSFTALGGSAKITPDMIKRSIKLSTQRALHLKEKNIVK
- the ELO2 gene encoding fatty acid elongase ELO2 (similar to Saccharomyces cerevisiae FEN1 (YCR034W) and ELO1 (YJL196C); ancestral locus Anc_1.140) is translated as MEAIVQSYAAPIFARYPQLHKYVPTLDRPFFNIDLWSNFDHAVTVVTKGKFVPSEFEFVAGELPLSRLPPVLGAIALYYVIIFGGRALLRGTKPLKLNGSFQLHNLFLTSLSLTLLVLMVEQLIPMIARHGLFFSICNIGAWTQPMVALYYMNYIVKFIEFTDTIFLVLKHKKLTFLHTYHHGATALLCYTQLIGTTSISWVPHLFGTWGSTSSCTGIISWPLEVSGSGGRNGSPDSKSSNSSWTSGSSILQFTKNCATCSYRTYHTVVTVSAPPRLHLLVAPSFPHTWSCSSASTSTFTGVRVPRPVESSSVRMVVLPQRSTSMLALI